A stretch of the Marivirga tractuosa DSM 4126 genome encodes the following:
- the hisD gene encoding histidinol dehydrogenase: protein MKDYTYPKRESWEKLLKRPTESLSDIRKVVQPIMEEVQSNGDQALKAYTKKFDGIELGKLLVTREEIKTASSKVSDELKESIKIAHDNIFKFHAAQKIAPLKIETMPGVICERKSVAIPKVGLYIPGGTAPLFSTVLMLAIPAKIAGCKEIVLCSPPNKEGNIHPAILYAAEVAGITQIFKVGGAQAIAALAYGTESIPKVDKIFGPGNQYVTAAKQLASLEAVAIDMPAGPSEVLVYADEDADPAFISADLLSQAEHGVDSQVIFVTTSTEMLNALQKEIYHQLSELPRWEIADRCLQNSAVFILKDEKECIDLINLYAPEHLILLSKNARNIADKIENAGSIFLGYYTPESAGDYASGTNHTLPTNGAARAYSGVSLDSFVKNITYQEITAEGLKNLGPHVEIMAEAESLIAHKNAVTVRLNKLKK, encoded by the coding sequence ATGAAGGATTATACATATCCCAAAAGAGAGAGTTGGGAAAAATTATTGAAAAGACCTACTGAATCACTTTCTGACATCAGGAAAGTAGTACAGCCCATCATGGAAGAAGTTCAAAGCAATGGCGATCAGGCATTAAAAGCCTATACCAAGAAGTTTGATGGGATTGAACTAGGAAAACTATTGGTGACTCGCGAGGAAATTAAGACAGCTTCTTCAAAAGTTTCTGATGAACTAAAGGAATCAATCAAAATTGCGCACGATAACATTTTCAAATTTCATGCAGCTCAAAAAATTGCTCCATTGAAAATTGAAACAATGCCAGGTGTCATTTGCGAAAGAAAATCCGTAGCCATTCCTAAGGTAGGCCTTTACATTCCTGGTGGTACTGCTCCACTTTTCAGCACAGTATTAATGTTGGCAATTCCTGCGAAAATAGCTGGTTGTAAAGAAATAGTTTTATGCAGTCCTCCTAATAAGGAAGGAAATATCCATCCTGCCATATTGTATGCAGCTGAGGTAGCAGGAATCACACAAATTTTTAAAGTCGGGGGTGCTCAAGCAATTGCGGCATTGGCTTATGGTACAGAGAGCATTCCCAAAGTTGACAAAATATTTGGACCAGGAAATCAGTACGTAACTGCTGCCAAACAACTGGCAAGTCTTGAAGCTGTTGCGATTGATATGCCAGCCGGCCCTTCTGAAGTGTTAGTTTATGCAGATGAGGATGCAGATCCTGCCTTTATTTCTGCCGATTTACTTTCTCAAGCAGAACATGGGGTAGATAGTCAAGTGATTTTTGTCACTACTTCAACTGAAATGTTAAATGCTCTACAAAAAGAAATTTATCACCAGTTAAGCGAATTACCTCGGTGGGAAATAGCAGATAGATGTTTGCAGAATAGTGCTGTATTTATTCTAAAGGATGAAAAAGAATGCATTGACTTAATCAATTTGTATGCTCCTGAACATTTGATTTTATTATCGAAAAATGCTAGAAATATTGCAGACAAAATTGAAAATGCTGGTTCTATATTTTTAGGTTATTACACACCCGAATCAGCTGGGGATTATGCATCAGGGACAAACCATACCCTACCCACCAATGGTGCTGCAAGAGCCTATAGTGGTGTATCTTTAGATAGTTTCGTCAAAAACATCACCTATCAGGAAATTACAGCCGAAGGACTTAAAAATTTAGGACCACATGTGGAAATAATGGCCGAGGCGGAGTCTTTAATCGCTCATAAAAATGCGGTTACTGTCCGATTGAACAAGTTGAAAAAATAA
- the hisG gene encoding ATP phosphoribosyltransferase → MNTLKIAIQKSGRLSEDSLKLIKECGIKFSNGKGKLKAVADNFPLEFLFLRDDDIPGYVEDGVADLGIVGENVLVEYEKNVKLVKKLGFSKCRLSIGVDRNWDYKNIKELDGKSIATSYPKILGNYLKQNNINAEIHEISGSVEIAPSIGLADAVCDIVSSGSTLLSNGLKEADVIMRSEAVLVSGNNLSAEQEKILNQLLFRMEAVQAGKNNKYILLNAPNESIDEIISLLPGMKSPTVLPLAMEGWSSLHSVVKEDEFWEVIEKLKKAGAQGILVAPIEKMIV, encoded by the coding sequence ATGAATACATTAAAAATTGCCATACAAAAGTCAGGTCGTTTAAGCGAAGACTCACTCAAATTAATTAAAGAATGCGGTATAAAATTCAGCAATGGAAAAGGCAAACTGAAAGCTGTTGCAGATAATTTCCCACTTGAATTTCTTTTCTTGAGAGATGACGATATTCCAGGATATGTAGAAGATGGAGTTGCTGATTTGGGAATAGTGGGAGAAAACGTTTTGGTGGAATATGAAAAAAATGTAAAACTTGTCAAGAAATTAGGCTTCTCGAAATGCAGACTTTCTATTGGAGTTGACCGAAACTGGGATTACAAAAATATCAAAGAACTCGATGGAAAAAGCATTGCTACCTCCTACCCTAAAATTTTAGGTAACTATTTAAAACAAAACAACATCAATGCAGAGATCCATGAAATCAGTGGTTCTGTTGAAATTGCGCCTAGCATTGGTTTAGCTGACGCTGTTTGCGACATCGTAAGCTCTGGAAGTACTTTATTGAGTAATGGATTAAAAGAAGCTGACGTCATCATGCGCTCTGAAGCAGTGTTGGTTTCTGGCAATAATTTATCCGCAGAACAAGAGAAAATTTTAAACCAGCTACTATTCAGGATGGAAGCCGTTCAAGCTGGTAAAAACAATAAATACATTTTATTAAACGCTCCTAACGAGTCTATTGATGAAATAATAAGTTTACTGCCTGGCATGAAAAGTCCAACTGTTTTGCCATTGGCGATGGAGGGCTGGAGTTCTTTACATTCTGTAGTAAAAGAAGATGAATTTTGGGAAGTAATTGAAAAACTTAAAAAAGCCGGAGCTCAAGGAATATTAGTAGCTCCAATTGAAAAAATGATTGTTTGA